In Euphorbia lathyris chromosome 10, ddEupLath1.1, whole genome shotgun sequence, the DNA window TTTTAGATTCAACATTTGTGAAATGGTGTAATTGTAGCTCTAGGTAACAGTACTTGACACGTCAATGTTTGTGAACTGGTATCAATTTACTCTCAAGTGTCGTTACCTATAACTATAATTACATCATTTCACAAACGCCGAGACAaaaatatttctattttatatGTTGGAGCTAAATTAACACTTCTCTAAAAATCTTGAGGCTATTTCGATACCTTATCCCAAACAAATTAAAGTGATCGGTTGTGATCAAGAGTTCAGTGGACTCCCCCAACCTTCTTTCAATCTTTTCTCTTGCAGCCACACCTTGGATATTCCTACATGAAAATAAGATATTGTATTAGTACTCTCAATTTATAATAGGGCAACACGATTTACATAAATAACAAGAGTCTTGAATGCGTTTGACATCAGTTTatcattttgataattttcttctataaaagaaaagaaaagacgGTGAAAAAGTTTAATACATATGTCAACCTCTTCTACTTGCACTCAAATACCTAATAACACACTAGActtttaaaatgatttttatgCTATTTCAACTTGCTTGAAACGTCCTTTCCGCCACTTCAACTTGCTAAAAACAATCTTCTTGTCACCTACACTTGCTCTAAATCGTAATTCAGCTACTTCAACTGCCAGTTGTTAGCCAGGGCAGtttatgcaagttgaaggggtgaaaaaatcattttgaaaatttagAGGATAAATTACGCTCATGGCCCTTGACttaggttttattttttatggcCCCTTACCTTCAAATCCGGGTATAAAAATCCTTCAACTTTGTATTTACTAACATAGAAGTCCTTATAATCGTAAACAACCTCGAAATGACCAAGGAAGGATTCAAAATGGAAAATGAATTGAAGTTGTCTAGAATCACATTTCCATGGAACCATCGTTTTCGATTTTCCAAATCACTATTTTCggataaaaactaaaataccACTTCCTCTCTACAATGGAGGGTTTACCTACTATTGGAGTGGTAAAAGATTAAGGGACTTTTATGTTTGTAAAAGGAAAAGTTTAAGGATTTTTATGTTTGGTTTTAAAGATACGGGgcataaagaaagtaaaatcTAAGTTAAGGGGCCATAGATGcaattagggctgtaaatgagccaaGCTGCTCATGAGTAGCTCGGCATTCGGCTCaattatgaataaaattaaGGAGCTACTCACGAGCAAAGCTCATGAACAAGTACACGAGCAGTTCACGAACAGAATGTtgagctcgagctcgttaatttatTAACAAGCCGAGCATGAGCAGGCGAGGGGCCAATGACTTACCTTTTCTCAATGGTTGCTTTCCTTGTTAGTTCTTCCACAAGATTAAGTAACCTCTTCACGAGGCCAGGCACCTTCCACAAGGATTCAGCACCTTTCTGATTTGAACATATCTTTTTCAGAATCTCTGAAGCTGTAAAATAACCTTCCTCCTTGTTCCTGAAATAGGAAAACAAAATTTACTTCCAATTATCTAGTGAAAACATATCTTTTCATTCAACTCTAAGATTCTTATCCAAAATGCACAACAAAACACCTGAGAAATTCCAAAAAGATTAATTCAATTGATCCATGGCAGTCAATTAGAACTTCAGTTAAGTGTTGATGGCGTGTGAGATTCCTGATAGTTGAGAGTGCATGCTTCAAAACTTCCTGATCAGGTATGCTTCTGCTGACTGAGCGAATCAGCTTCAGCAATATTGTAATGGCACCAGAAGCCACAAGTTCCTCACAACATTTCTGAGAATGTTTAGTAGTCATATCTGCCACAGAAAAATTTACATAAAAGGCTCAAtctcaaaaaaaatcagttCTTCCAAGATTCAAAAAAGGCTGAATGCATATAAACTTGGACAAAAAAACCGGTTGCATCCTTGAATTTTAAGGATGTTCCGTTAccttctgaacttgcttaaagtgacatgATCAACCTCCTAGTGCTACGTAGTAGAGTGAGACATGGATTTGGTTAATAAGTCACTAGGTGactttaagtaagttcaggGCGTTATAGGtgactttaagcaagttcaagaaACCACTGGGTGactttaagtaagttcaggGCGCTATAGGTGACTTTAAGTAAGTTCACGAGACTAATGAGACAACTCAAAAATTCAGGGTCAATTAGTTTCTTTCAATCAAGTACTGAAGACCTTATTAACAATTCGATAAATTTACAGTTCATTAAATGCAAAAGGCACTTTAGTACTCATCCATAGTTGTATGATGTTATCCCTACCATATATTTAAGAAGGGGTGACAATTTGTGTAAGTGAATCATATTCATGTCGTGTTAATTATCGGGTTAATGACAAATAAGTCAACTCTAACCGTCTAAAACATTTCGTGTTGCATTTGTGTCAACTCAATCAGGTTCAAATCATTTTCGTGTTTGCAATATCGTACTTAAATTACTATCTTTTTTATTTACGGTGACAttcaaaaatatttctaaatattgATGTCATTTTTGGATTAGTGGACTAACTTTGACCATCCAAAAGTTTTATCGAACATCTATTTAACAAACTTTGGACCCACTAATATCATGTTGGGTTGGGTTCACAAGATATTGATAATTTTACTATCTCCGTTAGGGATGGCATGTAAAAATATGAGAAATTCAAATTATGTTCTTGGCTACTTGTAACTTTATTACTCTAGTAAACTGACATGTAAAAACATAAGAggatataatattaattttaaatattcatgttTTTTGAGTTAAAAAGTCAACTTTAACCTACCTTGCATATAAatttccttcaatccaaaaaatAACCCATTACATGTTTAATAAAATGCTAATCCTAAATTCGTGTTGGATTCATATCGTGTTGTGTTGTCGTGTACACAATTGGCAACTCTAAATTGAAAGTATGCCTCATTATACAAGCGATAAGAAACTCTTACCTAAAGTTGCACAAGTATGAAGAATTCCGCTGATGCTTTTCATGGTCAGTAATTCTGAAACTGCCATTTTTAGTCTATTGATAATCCGCATACCATCATCCACATTTTTAGCAGATCTTTGAACTCTAAGCGACAAATCCAATAGCTGCCCCCTTAATCCTTTACGTGCAATGTAACCTTTCCAGTGTGCCTGTTAAaagttaaaactaaaaatataaagagTTGATCCAAATTGCATTGATGGGAAAATTAACACAAGTAAAAAAACGATGAAACCATGTCAAAATTCTTGAGAGTCGGCCTAAAGGACAAACGTTTTACCATTGGCCGTGAAAGCCTCTAAACTTTGAAAACGACATATTAACtccttaaatttgtttaaagcaACCCATTGAGCCCCGAAACTTGCTTACACATTAGACTTAGGAAGATAATCATGTCACTTTAAGTAACTTCAAAGGGCTAATCAATCGTTTCCAAAGTTTGAGAGGCTACTATGCTTTTATGGACAAATTTGGAGGTTAGACCTTGTACTCATTAACCAATCAAATTAACCACAGCTATAAGTTACTTTTTTCAAGAAAGTCTTTAatcaatttcattttcttttgtaGCATGAAGTCGTGCTATATTACTAAAGCCGTGTATGAAGTCTTACTTGGATGATCACCACATAATGCCTTTTGTTAGATGCCCTTCGCTGGCCAATCCAACCTCGGATATAAGACTGTATGGTAGTTGCTGACTTAGTTCTTAGTTTCTGCAATAAAACACCCCTCCACCATCTTTGCAGCTTCAGTATTGAAGAA includes these proteins:
- the LOC136209398 gene encoding uncharacterized protein, with product METNKYSSPSPSPQFFTASKQTPRTPCSSSVRPYHIRPLLSFLGKQKTANVSRFQAFELEQSQSSRKAEIEKERSINPLAKSLTTWLNFLFQNPKSSGCQLTVDGDQEASFAGKLGKMDVGVPGRVVDVEAAWRSRMRQSDHVELNKGEEGFLSSKNYGPLRNSLKDVCGFDDLKQRMRVHLSKEIFDVMTPVVKVEEIQRHRSEDCESALADKTNAAVEIQRFVRGRIARKRLLGASHCNFQTSVGCNQSSELKTLLSSILKLQRWWRGVLLQKLRTKSATTIQSYIRGWIGQRRASNKRHYVVIIQAHWKGYIARKGLRGQLLDLSLRVQRSAKNVDDGMRIINRLKMAVSELLTMKSISGILHTCATLDMTTKHSQKCCEELVASGAITILLKLIRSVSRSIPDQEVLKHALSTIRNLTRHQHLTEVLIDCHGSIELIFLEFLRNKEEGYFTASEILKKICSNQKGAESLWKVPGLVKRLLNLVEELTRKATIEKRNIQGVAAREKIERRLGESTELLITTDHFNLFGIRYRNSLKIFREVLI